The segment CCAATTGTAGTACCAATAGAAGATAGAGCATCACTTCTATGATGCCAAGCATTGGCTATCACAGCTTGAGACTCTATCTTTCTCCCTACCCTAATCGTATACTGATATAGTAATTCTTTAGAAACCAAAGAAAGTATTGCAGCAATAAGAGCAATCATTGTTGGAGAAGCAAGAGATTCTTTTTTCACTAATACAGCATAAATATCTACCCCTCCACTCCACATAATACCAACACCTACCATCAATAAAAAAATACCTATTATAGCTGTAGCCAATGTTTCATACTTACCATGACCAAAATCATGATTTTCATCTTGTGGCCTACTCGAAATTCTAACAAAGACAATGACTATAAAGTCTGTAATGAAATCTGTTAATGAATGGACGGCATCAGCAATCATTGCAGAACTTCTACCAAAAAAGCCTGCTATAAATTTGAATATCATCAAAGCAAAGTTTATAATACTACCTTGCAAAGTGACCTTATATATCTCTTTTTCTCTGTTACTTATTTTCTTAATCATAATTTATAAACATTGGATAACTAAAAATAGTTACTAAAATAGATGAATTCTTTCGCGTTTTAACAGGAACCAACTTAAATTCTCCTTAAGATTAAGAGAACTACACAATCGATAAATTGTTATACACATATAATATTTACTTTCAATTGTATCTCATATAAATAAAATAAAGCGAGCTGTTAATAAAAAATTAAATGGTTTGAAGTGCTATTTAAACGATATCTAGACTTATATTTTATGTTTATAAGAGAGATAAAGTAGTTTTATTTATTTACTTTGTTAAAAAGAAAGATTAAAATACAGTATAAAATACCATTATATGGCAAAAAAAAGTAAAAAGGGAAACAAGAAACGATTAAATAAAAAAGAATTAACCAATCTATTGGTTAATCTTTTTGAAGCTAAGTCTAGAGAGAAGCTTTCCTTTAAATATATCTGCTCGGAATTAAGACTAACCACTCATCCTTCGAAGATGCTATGCAAAGATATTCTTAGTAATATGATTGGAGATGAGTATGTTATTGAATCTGCACGTGGGAAGTTTTCTTTAAATCAAAGAGGTGTAGAAATAGTGGGTATCTTCCAACGCAAAAGCAATGGAAAAAACTCATTCCTTCCTGAAGATGGTGGAGATCCAATTTTTATTGCAGAAAGAAACTCTGCCCATGCCATGAATAATGATAAAGTACGCATTGCCTTCTACGCAAAACGTAAAAATCATGAATCTGAGGGTGAAGTAATTGAAATATTAGAAAGAGCAAATGATACATTTGTAGGGACACTTGAGGTTTCTAAATCTTATGCCTTCCTTGTTACAGAAAATAGAACTTTAGCTAATGACATTTTTATCCCAGCTGATAAACTTAAAAATGGGCAAACAGGAGATAAAGCTGTAGTTAAAGTTATAGAATGGCCTGATAAAGCAAAAAACCCAATCGGCGAAGTGTTGGATATCCTTGGAAAAGCAGGAAACAATGACACTGAAATGCACGCAATCTTAGCAGAGTTTGGTTTACCTTATTCCTATCCTAAAGAAGTAGAGCTGTTTGCTGACAAAATATCTGCTGAAATTCCTAAAGATGAAATAGAGAAAAGAGAAGACTTCAGAAACATTGCCACCTTTACTATTGACCCTAAAGATGCTAAAGATTTTGATGATGCTTTATCTATTCGCCAACTTAAAAATGGGAACTGGGAAGTAGGTGTTCATATTGCAGATGTAACACACTATGTTCAAGAAGGAGATATCATAGACCAAGAAGCAGAAAAAAGAGCTACATCTATTTATTTGGTAGATAGAACTATACCTATGCTACCTGAGCGCTTATGCAATTTTATATGCTCACTAAGACCTAATGAAGAGAAATTAGCTTTCTCCGTAATTTTTGAGTTGGATGAAGCTGGAGAGGTTAAGCATTCTCATGTTGCTCATACTGTAATAAAGTCCGACAGAAGATTTACTTATGAAGAAGCTCAAGCAATCATAGAAAGTAAAGAAGGTGAATATGCTACAGAAATACTAATGCTCAATCACCTCGCTCAAGAACTTCGTAAACTAAGATTCAGTGATGGAGCCTTAAACTTTGAACGAGTTGAGGTGAAGTTTGAAATTGATGAAAAAGGAAAACCTATTAGTGTCTATTTTAAAGAATCAAAAGAGGCAAACAAGCTTATTGAGGAGTTTATGCTGTTAGCTAATCGTACAGTAGCAGAAAAGGTTGGAAAAGTAGGACACAATAAAAAAGCGAAAGTATTGCCATATAGAATTCACGACTTACCTGACCCTGATAAGCTGGATAACCTTTCACAGTTTATAGCACGCTTTGGATACAAAATTAGAACATCTGGTTCAAAGAGTACAGTCGCACACTCATTAAATGTCTTATTAGAAGATATTCAAGGCAAAAAAGAAGCTAATCTAATAGAAACAATTTCAATAAGAGCAATGCAAAAAGCACGCTATTCTACACATAACATAGGACATTATGGATTAGCGTTTGATTATTATACGCATTTTACATCTCCTATCCGTCGTTACCCCGATATGATGGTACATCGACTAATCACGAGATATATGGATGGAGGAAGTGATGTTTCAGAAGACAAGTATGAAGACTTATGTGACCACTGCTCAAATATGGAACTAATTGCTTCCAATGCCGAAAGAGCTTCTATTAAGTATAAACAAGTAGAGTTTATGGGAGAGAGACTTGGAAATGAATACGATGGAGTTATTTCTGGTGTTACGGAATGGGGACTGTATGTGGAACTCAATGAAAACAAATGTGAAGGTATGATTCCTATTCGTGATTTAGGAGACGACTACTATGAGTTTGATGAAAAGAATTATTGCTTAATAGGCAGACGTACACACAAAGTATATTCTTTAGGCGATCCTATTCGTATCAAAGTAGCAAGAGCAAATCTAGAAAAGAAACAACTTGATTTTGCTTTAGTAGAAAAAGACTCATCATCTGACGATAACAAATGAAAACAGTGCAAATAGATAATAAAGAGCAAGTTGAGAACATCATCTCTTCTTGCTGTATTTGCTATGTAGGCCTGATCGATACGGATAATACTCCATACGTTATCCCTATGAACTTCGGATACAAAGATGGGGTAGTTTATTTACACTCAGCACCCGATGGACATCTTGTCGATTGTATTTACAAAAACTCAAAAATATGCATAACGTTTAATTTAGGACAAGAGTTAGTGTTTCAGCATCCCAAAGTAGCTTGTAGCTATCGAATGAGGTCTAAAAGTGTAGTATGCAAAGGAAAGGTAAACTTTATTGAAGATTTACAAGAGAAAGAAGAAATACTAAATGTTATTATGGCAAAATATGTTCCAGACAAAGCCTTTTCTTACTCTGAGCCAGCTCTAAAAAATGTAAAAGTATGGGAAATACCTCTAGATAAAGTCTCTGCAAAAGAATTTGCAGCACCCCATGGAAAGCCTAAAATAATTTATGGCAATTCATCTGTAAACATAGTTTCTGATCATTCAAATAAATGATATTAAAATAAAAACGGCAAAGATAAATAAACCTTTGCCGTTTTTTCTATCCTATTTACAATGGATATGTTTCAAAAGCATATAAATCAGTGGATAAATAGCGCTCCCCCGTATCTGGCAGTAAGACAACAATCATTTTACCTTTATTCTCGGGACGTTTAGCTAACTGGGTAGCTGCTGCTACAGCTGCTCCAGAAGAGATACCCACTAAAAGCCCTTCTTTTTTAGAGAGTTCTCTACTTGTACGGATCGCATCATCATTTTCTATTTTCATCACCTCATCTACAACTTTTGCATTATATGTTTTAGGTATAAAGTTCGCTCCAATACCTTGTATCTTATGAGGTCCTGGTTTTCCTCCTGATAAAATTGGTGAACTAGCTGGTTCAACTGCTACAATTTTCACTTTAGGATTATGTTTTTTTAGAGCCTCTCCAACTCCACTAACCGTGCCACCAGTTCCGACGCCTGCAACAAAAATATCTACTTTTCCATCTGTATCATTCCATATTTCCTGACCTGTAGTCTTAATATGTATAGCTGGATTTGCAGGATTTTCAAACTGTTGTAGTATTATAGAACCATTAATTTCTTCTTTTAAAGCTTCTGCTTTATTTATAGCCCCTTTCATGCCTTCAGCCCCAGGAGTTAATACTAATTCTGCACCCAATGCTTTCAATAGGTTTCTACGTTCAACACTCATAGAATCGGGCATAGTCAAAATTAAACGATACCCTTTCACGGAAGAAACAAAAGCTAAACCTACACCCGTATTTCCACTTGTGGGTTCAATGATAGTTCCTCCTTGCTTTAGAAAACCTTTAGATTCGGCATCCTCAACCATAGCTAGTGCTATACGATCTTTAACACTACCAGCTGGGTTAAAATACTCTAGCTTAGCAATTAAAGTTGCTTCTAGATTTTTGGTTTCATTATAGCTTGCAAGCTCTAACATTGGAGTTGAGCCTATTAAATCAGTTAATTTTTTTACAATCTTTTTCATACTTTTCTATTTAATCCTATTTATCAATACGTTATATTTATGTAAATATAACAGAAAGAGCCAAAAGCTTGACTCGGTATAGGGTATTTTATCTTTTTTTTTAGCGGTATTATACCTACCTTTGCGTCGTATATCACTTCATTTTAAGCATATCCGAATGAACCCTTTAGACCACACACATCACTTGACTGACTCTATCGACAAGTTATCAAGGAGTGAATCTTATCAAGAACTTTTTCATCAACAGAGAGATGGAGAACTATTGCCTTCTTCTAAAGAATTAGATACCATAGTAGAGTTAGCTCGTACTATCCTTTTTCCTGGTTATTATGGAAACTCTAGTATCAATAGTAGAACTATTGAATATCACATTGGTGTCAATGTAGAAAAGCTCTATGAGCTTTTAACAGAACAAATATTTGCTGGATTATGTTTTGTACGCACCCACGAAGATGATGACTGTCGAGAAATTAAGCGTAATGAGGCAGCGAAACATGCCATCCACTTTATAGGTAAACTACCCGAGTTAAGACACACATTAGCAACTGACGTTAAAGCTGCTTACGACGGGGATCCTGCTGCTGTTAGCATTGGAGAGGTTATATTGTGCTATCCTGCGATTAAAGCTATTTGTAATTACAGAATAGCCCATGAATTACTTTCAATAGGCGTACCTCTTATACCTAGAATGATAACCGAGATGGCTCATAGTGAAACAGGCATAGACATACATCCTGGCGCACGCATTGGAAAGTACTTCACGATAGACCATGGCACAGGAGTAGTAATTGGAGCTACAACAATTATAGGACATCATGTCAAATTATACCAAGGAGTTACTCTTGGTGCTAAAAGTTTCCCTTTAGATGAAAATGGACAACCCATCAAGGGCATAGATCGCCATCCAATTATAGAAGATAACGTAATAATATATTCTAATGCGACAATTCTTGGTCGCATAACCATAGGAGAAGGAGCCGTAATTGGTGGAAACATATGGGTCACTGAAGATGTTCCACAAGGAGAACGTATCGTTCAGAGAAAAGCAAGAAAGTAAGAAAGATTAAATTAATATAGATTTAATGAGTAAACATTTTCCAATGATTGCTAAAACCTTCCAGGGATTGGAAGAGGTTTTAGCTCAAGAACTAACTGAGTTAGGAGCTAATGATGTAGAGATTGGTCGCCGAATGGTATCATTCTCTGGAGACAAAGAGATGATGTACAAAGCAAACTTCTGCTTACGTACAGCAATTCGTATCTTAAAACCAATTAAACAATTTAATGCAAGTAATGCTGATGAAGTATACGAAGCAGTAAAAGCAATTGATTGGGAAGAATTCTTAGATGTAAATAAAACCTTTGCTGTAGACTCTGTCGTTTTCAGCAATGAATTTAGACATTCAAAATTTGTTTCATATAAAGTAAAGGATGCCATTGTCGATCACTTTCGTGAAAAAACAGGTAAGCGCCCATCTGTACGTATTCACCGTCCAGAAATTTCTTTAAATATCCACATTGCAGAAACCAAGTGTACTCTATCTTTAGATTCTTCTGGTGAATCACTTCATAGAAGAGGCTATAGACAAGAAGCTGTTGAAGCTCCTCTCAATGAAGTTTTAGCTGCAGGGATTATCCTTCAAACAGGTTGGAATGGAGAATGTGACCTAATTGATCCTATGTCGGGCTCTGGTACTATTCCTATTGAAGCTGCATTAATTGCTAGAAATATCTATCCAGGTGTATTCAGAAAAGAATTTGCATTTGAAAGATGGAGTGACTTCGATCAAGAAATGTTTGAGAGAATTTATAATGACGACAGTCAAGAAAAGGAGTTTGGACATAAAATTTATGCTTATGACAATAGTCCTTCAGCTATAGATATTGCTACACACAATATCAAAGCTGCTGGAGTTTCAAAAGACATTATTCTTAAACTCCACCCTATCCAACGATTTGAACAACCTGAAGAAAAAGCAATTATTATTACAAACCCTCCTTATGGAGAACGTATTTCTACTGATGACTTATTGGGATTGTACAATACGATAGGAGAAAGATTGAAACATGCATTTAAGGGTAACACAGCTTGGATTTTATCTTATCGAGAAGAATGCTTCAACCAAATTGGCTTAAAACCAACGTCTAAAACACCTTTATACAACGGAGCTCTAGAGTGTGAAGTTCGTAAATATGAAATCTTCGATGGCAAACTAAAAGATTTTAAAGAAGACCAGAACCAAGCAGGATACTCTGATCAATCATTTAAAAAGGAAAGCTTTAGAAGAAGTGATGACAGAAAATCACGTGATCGCAAACCTTTTAGAAGTGATAGAAGAGAAAGAGATAATGAAAGAGTTTCTAGTTTTACTCGCAAAGAAAAAGAGTTTAGGCCTAGAAGAGATGACTCTGACAGAGATGATAACAGATCCAAATTTTCTAAAGGTGGTAAAACTTTCAAGGCTCCAAGAAGAGATAGGGATGACTCACAAGAAGGTTTTAAAAGAGATCGCATAGGAGACAAGGAAATGTATCGTCAACATTACGAAAGAACAAAAGAAATAAATCGCAATATTGAAGAATCAAACTCTGAGAACTAGCAATAGTTCCAGAGCCCTTTTAAACCCAAAGAATGAAACACAAATTTAACCTAATTTTAAGCCTATTGCTATTTAGTATAACACTTATGGCTCAAGACACATTAAAACAACCTACACTAGAAAATCTAATGCCTGG is part of the Bacteroides coprosuis DSM 18011 genome and harbors:
- a CDS encoding rRNA (guanine-N(2)-)-methyltransferase (COGs: COG0116 N6-adenine-specific DNA methylase~InterPro IPR004114:IPR000241~KEGG: bfs:BF0098 putative methylase~PFAM: Putative RNA methylase; THUMP~PRIAM: rRNA (guanine-N(2)-)-methyltransferase~SMART: THUMP~SPTR: Putative uncharacterized protein;~IMG reference gene:2504105982~PFAM: Putative RNA methylase family UPF0020; THUMP domain), with the translated sequence MSKHFPMIAKTFQGLEEVLAQELTELGANDVEIGRRMVSFSGDKEMMYKANFCLRTAIRILKPIKQFNASNADEVYEAVKAIDWEEFLDVNKTFAVDSVVFSNEFRHSKFVSYKVKDAIVDHFREKTGKRPSVRIHRPEISLNIHIAETKCTLSLDSSGESLHRRGYRQEAVEAPLNEVLAAGIILQTGWNGECDLIDPMSGSGTIPIEAALIARNIYPGVFRKEFAFERWSDFDQEMFERIYNDDSQEKEFGHKIYAYDNSPSAIDIATHNIKAAGVSKDIILKLHPIQRFEQPEEKAIIITNPPYGERISTDDLLGLYNTIGERLKHAFKGNTAWILSYREECFNQIGLKPTSKTPLYNGALECEVRKYEIFDGKLKDFKEDQNQAGYSDQSFKKESFRRSDDRKSRDRKPFRSDRRERDNERVSSFTRKEKEFRPRRDDSDRDDNRSKFSKGGKTFKAPRRDRDDSQEGFKRDRIGDKEMYRQHYERTKEINRNIEESNSEN
- a CDS encoding Serine O-acetyltransferase (COGs: COG1045 Serine acetyltransferase~InterPro IPR001451~KEGG: bfs:BF0099 putative serine acetyltransferase~PFAM: Bacterial transferase hexapeptide repeat~PRIAM: Serine O-acetyltransferase~SPTR: Serine acetyltransferase;~IMG reference gene:2504105981~TIGRFAM: serine O-acetyltransferase), with product MNPLDHTHHLTDSIDKLSRSESYQELFHQQRDGELLPSSKELDTIVELARTILFPGYYGNSSINSRTIEYHIGVNVEKLYELLTEQIFAGLCFVRTHEDDDCREIKRNEAAKHAIHFIGKLPELRHTLATDVKAAYDGDPAAVSIGEVILCYPAIKAICNYRIAHELLSIGVPLIPRMITEMAHSETGIDIHPGARIGKYFTIDHGTGVVIGATTIIGHHVKLYQGVTLGAKSFPLDENGQPIKGIDRHPIIEDNVIIYSNATILGRITIGEGAVIGGNIWVTEDVPQGERIVQRKARK
- a CDS encoding cation diffusion facilitator family transporter (COGs: COG0053 Co/Zn/Cd cation transporter~InterPro IPR002524~KEGG: bfs:BF4356 putative transmembrane cation efflux protein~PFAM: Cation efflux protein~SPTR: Putative uncharacterized protein;~TIGRFAM: Cation efflux protein~IMG reference gene:2504105977~PFAM: Cation efflux family~TIGRFAM: cation diffusion facilitator family transporter), with product MIKKISNREKEIYKVTLQGSIINFALMIFKFIAGFFGRSSAMIADAVHSLTDFITDFIVIVFVRISSRPQDENHDFGHGKYETLATAIIGIFLLMVGVGIMWSGGVDIYAVLVKKESLASPTMIALIAAILSLVSKELLYQYTIRVGRKIESQAVIANAWHHRSDALSSIGTTIGIGGAILLGKNWSILDPIAAIVVSVLIIIEAIKLLTSCLDELLERSLPCDTEGEIIKIASSVDGVKGVQELRTRRIGNYYAIEFDILINGNLNLREAHSFSDEVEVRLRKKFGQNTYINIHIEPDK
- a CDS encoding cysteine synthase A (COGs: COG0031 Cysteine synthase~InterPro IPR001926:IPR005856:IPR005859~KEGG: bfs:BF4362 putative cysteine synthase~PFAM: Pyridoxal phosphate-dependent enzyme, beta subunit~PRIAM: Cysteine synthase~SPTR: Cysteine synthase;~TIGRFAM: Cysteine synthase A; Cysteine synthase K/M~IMG reference gene:2504105980~PFAM: Pyridoxal-phosphate dependent enzyme~TIGRFAM: cysteine synthase A; cysteine synthases); this encodes MKKIVKKLTDLIGSTPMLELASYNETKNLEATLIAKLEYFNPAGSVKDRIALAMVEDAESKGFLKQGGTIIEPTSGNTGVGLAFVSSVKGYRLILTMPDSMSVERRNLLKALGAELVLTPGAEGMKGAINKAEALKEEINGSIILQQFENPANPAIHIKTTGQEIWNDTDGKVDIFVAGVGTGGTVSGVGEALKKHNPKVKIVAVEPASSPILSGGKPGPHKIQGIGANFIPKTYNAKVVDEVMKIENDDAIRTSRELSKKEGLLVGISSGAAVAAATQLAKRPENKGKMIVVLLPDTGERYLSTDLYAFETYPL
- a CDS encoding ribonuclease R (COGs: COG0557 Exoribonuclease R~InterProIPR001900:IPR022967:IPR013223:IPR003029:IPR 011805:IPR004476~KEGG: bfs:BF4357 putative exoribonuclease~PFAM: Ribonuclease II/R; Ribonuclease B, N-terminal OB domain; Ribosomal protein S1, RNA-binding domain~SMART: Ribonuclease II/R; RNA-binding domain, S1~SPTR: Ribonuclease R;~TIGRFAM: Ribonuclease R, bacterial; Ribonuclease II/ribonuclease R, bacteria~IMG reference gene:2504105978~PFAM: Ribonuclease B OB domain; RNB domain; S1 RNA binding domain~TIGRFAM: ribonuclease R; VacB and RNase II family 3'-5' exoribonucleases); translation: MAKKSKKGNKKRLNKKELTNLLVNLFEAKSREKLSFKYICSELRLTTHPSKMLCKDILSNMIGDEYVIESARGKFSLNQRGVEIVGIFQRKSNGKNSFLPEDGGDPIFIAERNSAHAMNNDKVRIAFYAKRKNHESEGEVIEILERANDTFVGTLEVSKSYAFLVTENRTLANDIFIPADKLKNGQTGDKAVVKVIEWPDKAKNPIGEVLDILGKAGNNDTEMHAILAEFGLPYSYPKEVELFADKISAEIPKDEIEKREDFRNIATFTIDPKDAKDFDDALSIRQLKNGNWEVGVHIADVTHYVQEGDIIDQEAEKRATSIYLVDRTIPMLPERLCNFICSLRPNEEKLAFSVIFELDEAGEVKHSHVAHTVIKSDRRFTYEEAQAIIESKEGEYATEILMLNHLAQELRKLRFSDGALNFERVEVKFEIDEKGKPISVYFKESKEANKLIEEFMLLANRTVAEKVGKVGHNKKAKVLPYRIHDLPDPDKLDNLSQFIARFGYKIRTSGSKSTVAHSLNVLLEDIQGKKEANLIETISIRAMQKARYSTHNIGHYGLAFDYYTHFTSPIRRYPDMMVHRLITRYMDGGSDVSEDKYEDLCDHCSNMELIASNAERASIKYKQVEFMGERLGNEYDGVISGVTEWGLYVELNENKCEGMIPIRDLGDDYYEFDEKNYCLIGRRTHKVYSLGDPIRIKVARANLEKKQLDFALVEKDSSSDDNK
- a CDS encoding putative 5-nitroimadazole antibiotic resistance protein (COGs: COG3467 flavin-nucleotide-binding protein~KEGG: bfs:BF4361 putative 5-nitroimadazole antibiotic resistance protein~SPTR: 5-nitroimidazole antibiotic resistance protein;~IMG reference gene:2504105979~PFAM: Pyridoxamine 5'-phosphate oxidase); translation: MKTVQIDNKEQVENIISSCCICYVGLIDTDNTPYVIPMNFGYKDGVVYLHSAPDGHLVDCIYKNSKICITFNLGQELVFQHPKVACSYRMRSKSVVCKGKVNFIEDLQEKEEILNVIMAKYVPDKAFSYSEPALKNVKVWEIPLDKVSAKEFAAPHGKPKIIYGNSSVNIVSDHSNK